The following is a genomic window from Synechococcus sp. UW69.
GACCCAGCAAAGCGAAGCCAGAGAGCGGGTCGACGCGATTCTTGAAGCGGTGCGCGACCGCGGTGATGCGGCGATCGCAGACTTCACAGAACGATTCGATGGCTTTCGGCCTTTGCCGATGGCGGTTCCCCAGGAGGCGCTCGAGCAGGCCTGGACCACGCTGCCGACCAACCTGCGTGATGCTCTGGAGCTGGCCCATCGCCGCATCACTGATTTCCACCAACGCCAACGTCCCGCCGACCTAGCGGTAACAGGCCCCCATGGCGAGCAGCTCGGCCGGCGCTGGAGACCGGTGCAGCGGGCGGGTCTTTACGTGCCCGGCGGACGCGCGGCCTACCCCAGCACGGTGCTGATGAATGCGGTGCCAGCCCGTGTCGCCGGGGTGAAAGAGCTGATGATCTGTTCCCCCGCCGGCAGGGATGGCACGGTCAACCCTGTGGTGCTGGCAGCGGCCAACCTCGCCGGCGTGAAGACGGTGTTCCGCCTCGGGGGAGCCCAAGCCATTGCCGCCATGGCCTACGGCAGTGAAAGCGTGCCCAAAGTGGATGTGATCAGTGGTCCAGGCAACCTGTACGTCACCCTTGCGAAACAAGCGGTTTACGGCCAGGTGGCCATCGATTCCCTGGCAGGCCCAAGCGAGGTGCTGGTGATTGCCGACCACTCCGCACAGCCGGATCAGGTGGCTGCGGATCTGCTGGCGCAGGCTGAGCACGATCCTCTGGCGGCGGCGGTGCTGATCACCACCGACCATGCTCTGGCCGACGGGATCAACGCCGCGGTCGCCGAGCAGCTCACCAACCACCCCCGTCGCGAGATCTGCGAAGCCGCACTGCGGGACTGGGGGCTGGTGGTGGTGTGCGACGACCTCGAGAGCTGTGCACGCCTGAGCGACAGCTTCGCTCCGGAACATCTAGAGCTCCTGGTCGAACGTCCCGAACCTCTGGCAGATCGGATCCAGAACGCTGGAGCCATTTTCCTGGGCCCCTGGTCTCCGGAAGCCGTTGGGGATTACCTAGCAGGTCCGAACCACACCCTGCCCACCTGTGGAGCCGCGCGTTTCAGTGGAGCGCTGAGCGTTGAAACCTTCATGCGCCACACCTCACTGATCGGATTCAACCGGGCTGCTCTGGAAGCAACAGGTTCAGCTGTGCAGGAGCTGGCCACCAGTGAAGGCCTGCACAGCCACGCCGAATCGGTGCGACGGCGCCTCAGCTGAGGCGCTTCTCCAGGCTGCGGACCCCCGCCACGCCATCAGCGATCTCGCCCACCAACACCTCATCGGTGATGTTGACGAACAATCCGTTTTCCAGCACTCCTGGGATGTTGTTGATGGTCTGCTCCAGGGCCACCGGATCGGTGATGCCTCCATTGAGCTTGGCGTCCAACACCAAATTGCCCTGATCCGTGACCACGGGGCCGGCCTTGCGCTGGGCCATCCGCAGTTCAGCAGTACCCCCCAGGGCTTCCAGCTGCTGCTTCACCTGGCGCCAGGCGCCCGGAAGAACTTCAACAGGCAGCAGAAAACTGAGGTTGAGACGATCCACAAGTTTCGTGGAATCCACCACCACCACAAAACGATCGGCCCGTGCCGCTACGAGTTTTTCCTGCACATGGCAAGCACCACCGCCCTTGATCAGCTGGAAGCCAGGATCGACTTCATCAGCACCGTCTATGGCCAGATCAATGCGGTTGACGGCATTGAGGCTGAGCAAAGGGATGTTCAGCTCTGCGGCCAGCACCTCTCCCTGGAAGGAGGTGGTGACACCAACGATGTCTTTGAGTTGGCCGCTGGCGAGCTTGGCACCCAGGCCTTGAATCATTAGTGCGGCAGTCGACCCAGATCCCAGCCCCAGCACCATGCCGTCTTTGATCTGTTCAACAGCGGCATCGGCCACTGCCTGCTTCATCTGGGTCTGAAGATCAGCCATCAGGTCTCGTCCTTTGGGCGCGACCGTAGCAAGGGTTTCAAGCCATTCCAGGCAGGGGCTCAGGTTTGACCGACAGGGTCAACTCGCGACCCGCTCGCAGCACCTTTAAGGGCAGTGGAGCATTGATGGCAGCAGCATCCACCACTTCCAGAAGCACCTGAGGATCGGGGATGTCGCGATCATCAGCAGTGATCAAAAGATCACCGCGGCGCAGGCCCGCTTTTTCGGCCGGGCCATCGGGAAGCACGGCTTGAACTAGAGCACCGCTGCGTTCCGGCAGCTGCACAAGGGCATTGGGATCCTTGTTGTGCTCGCGCGCGATCCGGGGCGTGAGAGCGACCAATTGAAGGCCGATATAGGGATGCACCACCTCACCCTGCTGCTGCAGCTGATCGGCCACCCTGCGGGCCAGGTTGATCGGGATGGCAAAACCAAGGCCAGCCCCAGGGCCAGAACGCACCAAGGTATTAATCCCAATCACTTGGCCATCACCGTTCACCAAGGGGCCGCCGGAATTACCGGGGTTGATGGCGGCGTCGGTCTGAATCAGTTCAAGCCGTTTGTCAGCAAAACCAAGACTGTTGATGTTGCGATGCAGGCTGCTGACAATTCCTAGGGTCACCGTGCGTTCCAGTCCAAATGGAGTGCCGAGGGCGATCGCCCAATCGCCCACTTGCATGGCTTCGGAGTCACCCAGGGGAGCCCGCGGCGGCAATTGATCACCCTCAAGACGCACTAGGGCCAGATCCGTCACGGCATCGGTGCCCACCACCCGGCCATCGCGTTGATCCCCGTTGGCCAGTGTGACGCTGACGGACTCCACACGATCCACCACATGAGCGTTGGTGAGCACAAGCCCCTGGGGATCAATCACCACACCGGAGCCTTGACCACGTTCCCGCCCCGGACCCGCAGGCGGGTCACCCAGCAGATCCCGCAGCAACGGATCGAGAAGCGTGGGATCAAACGGCTGCCGTTCAATGGTGCGCTCGGTATCGATCCGAACTACAGCCGGGGCCACCCGCTGAACGGCATCGGCTACAAAGCTGTGCTCTAGAGCCTGCACGGACGCTCCATCACCGACAAAGCAGGCCACTGCCACCA
Proteins encoded in this region:
- the hisD gene encoding histidinol dehydrogenase → MSQPAVAPLRIVRDPEQAQTELQRLSSRTTQTQQSEARERVDAILEAVRDRGDAAIADFTERFDGFRPLPMAVPQEALEQAWTTLPTNLRDALELAHRRITDFHQRQRPADLAVTGPHGEQLGRRWRPVQRAGLYVPGGRAAYPSTVLMNAVPARVAGVKELMICSPAGRDGTVNPVVLAAANLAGVKTVFRLGGAQAIAAMAYGSESVPKVDVISGPGNLYVTLAKQAVYGQVAIDSLAGPSEVLVIADHSAQPDQVAADLLAQAEHDPLAAAVLITTDHALADGINAAVAEQLTNHPRREICEAALRDWGLVVVCDDLESCARLSDSFAPEHLELLVERPEPLADRIQNAGAIFLGPWSPEAVGDYLAGPNHTLPTCGAARFSGALSVETFMRHTSLIGFNRAALEATGSAVQELATSEGLHSHAESVRRRLS
- the rpiA gene encoding ribose-5-phosphate isomerase RpiA codes for the protein MADLQTQMKQAVADAAVEQIKDGMVLGLGSGSTAALMIQGLGAKLASGQLKDIVGVTTSFQGEVLAAELNIPLLSLNAVNRIDLAIDGADEVDPGFQLIKGGGACHVQEKLVAARADRFVVVVDSTKLVDRLNLSFLLPVEVLPGAWRQVKQQLEALGGTAELRMAQRKAGPVVTDQGNLVLDAKLNGGITDPVALEQTINNIPGVLENGLFVNITDEVLVGEIADGVAGVRSLEKRLS
- a CDS encoding trypsin-like peptidase domain-containing protein; the encoded protein is MLVAVACFVGDGASVQALEHSFVADAVQRVAPAVVRIDTERTIERQPFDPTLLDPLLRDLLGDPPAGPGRERGQGSGVVIDPQGLVLTNAHVVDRVESVSVTLANGDQRDGRVVGTDAVTDLALVRLEGDQLPPRAPLGDSEAMQVGDWAIALGTPFGLERTVTLGIVSSLHRNINSLGFADKRLELIQTDAAINPGNSGGPLVNGDGQVIGINTLVRSGPGAGLGFAIPINLARRVADQLQQQGEVVHPYIGLQLVALTPRIAREHNKDPNALVQLPERSGALVQAVLPDGPAEKAGLRRGDLLITADDRDIPDPQVLLEVVDAAAINAPLPLKVLRAGRELTLSVKPEPLPGMA